A section of the Verrucomicrobiota bacterium genome encodes:
- a CDS encoding tetratricopeptide repeat protein has product MSERKLYKTLQIAFTAATLTCVVIAGMLYANGTTVFKKRHAAWGLLRSQDYAAAVKALEDCVGRRPRSSSCWEGLAIARFHAGDFKGAAEALRTCWALRHEADMPGTASHLVYLRALEHDEIPGSALPGLFTIHSPGEPPKEYRDAGRNLRPGKYAEAAASFEACLGRMPGTPGEADALWGLAVARFFMDDYTGALEAIERIRVGSDKAPSKEFEAVVAYISARAEGRSPSEPMPPVLRHHVPRGRK; this is encoded by the coding sequence GTGAGCGAGCGGAAGCTCTACAAGACTCTTCAGATTGCGTTCACCGCAGCCACGCTGACATGCGTGGTTATCGCCGGCATGCTGTACGCCAACGGCACGACGGTGTTCAAGAAGAGGCACGCAGCGTGGGGCCTCCTGCGCAGCCAGGACTATGCCGCTGCCGTGAAAGCCCTCGAGGACTGCGTGGGAAGGCGCCCCAGGTCGTCCAGCTGTTGGGAGGGTCTGGCGATCGCGCGTTTCCACGCGGGCGACTTCAAGGGCGCGGCAGAGGCGCTCCGGACATGCTGGGCGCTCAGGCACGAAGCGGATATGCCTGGCACGGCCTCACATCTCGTCTATCTCCGCGCGCTGGAGCACGACGAGATCCCGGGTAGTGCGCTCCCGGGTCTTTTTACCATCCACTCTCCCGGCGAACCACCGAAGGAGTATCGCGATGCCGGACGGAATCTCAGGCCGGGCAAGTACGCCGAGGCGGCGGCCAGCTTCGAGGCATGCCTCGGCCGGATGCCCGGGACGCCGGGCGAGGCCGACGCCCTCTGGGGCTTGGCCGTCGCGCGCTTCTTCATGGACGATTACACCGGCGCCCTTGAGGCCATCGAGCGGATCCGCGTTGGATCCGACAAGGCGCCGAGTAAGGAGTTTGAGGCCGTGGTTGCCTACATCAGCGCGAGGGCCGAGGGGCGCTCACCTTCGGAGCCGATGCCACCGGTGCTGCGGCACCATGTTCCTCGGGGAAGAAAGTGA